ATGTGACGCATGTCGGCGGCAGTCCTGTTGCGGTTGTCCGACAAGGCCTCCACCATCACCGCAACGCCGCCGGGACCGTACCCTTCGTAAACGATATGTTCGTAGTTGTTGCCCCCGTTTTCGCCCGTCGCCTTTTTGATTGCCCGTTCGATATTGTCGTTGGGCATGTTTTGCGAGCGTGCCTTGGCGATGGCCAGGCGCAACCGTTGGTTGTTATTGGGATCCGGGCCGCCTTCCCGTGCGGCGACGAAGATTTCGCGAGCCAGTTTGGCGAATAGTTTGCCCCTCAGTGCGTCTTGCCGTCCTTTACGATGTTGAATGTTTTTCCATTTGGAATGACCAGCCATGTTCCACACCTCTTCCCACAGCGTCATCCGTATTATATTATAAGCCCCAGTCGCGAAGATAACGGAAGTCGACGCCGATCGTGCGGTCTCCCAGCTTCAGAATCACCGGCAGTCGGCGTTTGTACTGATTTCGCACGATCCGGCGGGTCACCCCTTCCACAAAATCGGAAGGGAACCCCAGCTCCGACAGCTGTTCCCGTGTATAGCGACAGTCGATCAAGTAGTACAGGAGACGGTCGACGTCGAAGTAACTGAAACCCAATTCTCCCTCGTCCGTCTGATCCTGCCACAGATCAGCGCTCGGCGGTTTGTTGATGATTTGTTGCGGGACGCCCAGGTAGGCAGATAGTTGGCGTACCTGCGTCTTGTACAGATCCCCGAGCGGATTGACCGCCGACGCCATGTCACCGTATTGGGTTCCGTAACCCAACAACAGCTCCGTCTTGTTGCTGGTACCGATCACCAATGCGTTGTATTGGGCGGACAGGTCATACAAAATCGTCATCCGTTCGCGCGCCATTTTGTTTCCTCGTCTGAGCGGGGTGGCATCGGGAAACCGCTCAAAATAGGCGTCGATCTGCGGAGTGATGTCGATGGTGAGCGACTCCACACCCGTGTCGTCGATCGCCGCCTGCGCATCGGCCAAACTGGACGGACTGCTCGTTTTGTACGGCATCCGCACGGCCGTAACACGATCTTTGCCGAACGCTTCGACGCACAGATACAACGACAGGGCGGAATCGATACCGCCGGATAATCCGAGGATGACCCGGTCAAATCCAGCTTTTTCCACCTCTTCCCGCAGTGCCCGCGTCAAGATAGCGACGGTCAGTTTTTCATTTACCCGTAAATACGGTGCTCGCGCCAACATCTCTTCGATCTTGTTCATGACCGGGTCCCCTCCTCCGTCCGCCGGGCAATGATCCGGTTCAGTTCGCGCGCCGTCAACTCCACATCCTCATCGCGTAACATCGGCATTTGGAAACGGGCCCGGCGAATCTGATCCGGCTTCACGTCAACCAACACCAATTCCGGCTCGAACAAGGCGCCTTGCTTGATCAGACGGCCGAACGGATCGTAGGCCATCGACCCGCCGAAAAAGGTGACGCCGTCCTCAACACCAACACGATGGGCGAAAAAGACGTAAGACCCTTGCAGCATCGCATGATTGGAAAGCAGACGGTGCCACACCTGCTCGGACCCCAGCCCTTCACTTCCCACGCGTCGAGCCGGGGAATTGGACAGAACGATCAGCCATTCCGCCCCGTCCTGGGCCAACAGATACGGCGCCGAAACATGCCACATGTCCTCGCAAATCAACATGCCCATCCGTCCAAATCGGGTCTCGAAGCTGCGGATATTCCGACCACGCCCGAAATACCGGGCTTCGTCAAACATGCCGTACGTGGGCAGATAGACTTTGCGATGGACGTGCACGATCCGGCCGCCGCTCGCATAGACACCGGCATTATACAAAATATGATCCGGACTTTCTTCCACCATCCCGAACACGAGATCCACCTCTTTGGACAGCGATACCATTTCCTGGATCTCGGGATGGTCCATCGTCCGGGCCACTTCATACGTCAAATCTTGCAGTTGATATCCCGTCAAGCTGAGTTCCGGGAAAATAACGAGATCCACTTGCTTCTCCTTCGCTTGCTGGATCATCTCCCGGTGCAATGCGAGATTGCGATCCAACCGTCCCAGTGCGGGACGGATCTGCGCCAACCCTATTCTCATCGATCGGCCTCCTCAAAACAACAAAAAAAGGCTTATGAAATCATTCTTCATGATACCATAAGCCTTCCATGCTACCAAGATCTTATTGTTTCAAGAAATCGCTGCCAATGTTCCCGGTCCCGGACGAGCTGTTTGAGATAGGGCAGGGATTTGACAAGTGCGTATCCTCTCTTCTCTTGGACAAGACCAACCGCTTCCCGGAAAAATTCATTGGGAAACGAAAGCAGAGCGACGAGCAATGTCTTTTCCCCGGCGGAAAGAGGACGAATCGCTTCGTATTCGGCCAGGAGCATCCGATAAATATCCGGTGCCCAGTGATGTTCGGACAGTGTGCGGGACATCAACTGCCATACATCACCCAGCTGGCTGTCATAATCAGCAGTCTCAAAATCGATCAGCCACAACTGTCCTTTTGTGTCCATCACCCAATTGTGACTGGCCAAATCCCGGTGCGCCAAACGGTGAAGACGACGATCCCGCTTCACCCATTTTCGCAGACCCAGCGCGTTCAAACGCGACATTGCCGCCACCCCGGCTTGATAAAAAAATGAACCATATGTTTTCATCAAACTTGCTAACTCGTGGTCCGTATCTCCGAGTGTCGTTATCGTCCGGTAAAACTCGCGCAACCGGGTGTCCAAGCGCTCTTCCAGCAAATATTCCCCCTGATGATATGGACGGGTCTGCAAACCGTCTCCCAACCGATGAAACAAGGCCAGTTGACGCGCCGCTTTCCGTGCATCGGACAACTTTTTGTACGAAGCCGGTTGTCCTGGAATGAGCGGAGTCAACACCCATCGTTTCCCGTCCGTCCGAATCTGCGGCATCAAATGGAAGCCCCGCATTCGCATCTCCCGGTCCACCCATAGCCACCAGTACAGGTGAGCAACGTGCTGCACCCGTTTGGCTACCCAATCACCTCTGGAGGTGCGTACCCGCCATAAGCGCCGAAACGGTTCCGCTCCCCAGACCGGTGTGCCCAGCACATCGGCCACTCGCAGAAGGTCTTTTTCTTTCATACTCCCTTCCCCGTCAATATTCCGCTGATGAACTTTCCGCCGTCTCCACCGCGCTTTCCCATTCAAAAGCGGGTGGTGTCGGAGATTCCTCAACGGCTTTCGTCCGCGAAAGATCAGATTGTTGTCTTGAAGCACGTGGAATCCCCGGTGATTGTGACGGCCAGGCGTGCCAATGAGGCGAGTACATCGGCGGATAATACGTCTGATAATCGGGTGTGTAGGGAAACACTGGCGGATAGAACTCGTACGGGGGATAGGGTATGGGCGGTATGCCGGGATGAAAGGGCCTCGGATAACCTGGGGGCTGAACCGGTGTCGGGATGCGCGGGACTATGGGACGACGGGGGTGAGGGGGGTGAGGGGGAGGATCATTATGGTAGGAAGACTCCTTCTCACCTTGGGTCGATTTTGAGAAGGATGTGTTTTTTACCTTTACCCGACCCGTGGGTATTTTCACTTTGGTTCCCGGTGTCAATCCGTTTCCGTCGCTCAATTGTGGGTTGAGCTCATTCAATTTGTCGATGGAAACACCGTAACGCGCCGACAGGTCATTCAGTGTTTCCCCCGATTGCACAATATGAATTTTCATCCGTTCTTCCCTCCCAAAAAAACTCCGTTGAAAAAGGAACACGCTCCGACGATCCGGAAGCGTCCAGTATCACGGTCGAACGTCTACTTACATCATATGCACCCATGGGCGATTTGCTTACTTTAACAAAAATGTTGCCATTTCGTTGGAGCGTATAGTTGACGAGATCATGCGCAAATCGATATCGTAGGCTTGGAACCCTTTGACAGGAGCGATTCGAGATGAAAATCAAACCGAATCCCGTATGGTTTTTGGTCAGCATGATCTCCTGTGCAACCTTGCTCCTTTTTGCAGTTGGATTTGTTCTCGGTGTCGAAGAGGTCTTGTCGCCACCGGATGAACCGGCCTTCCCTGCTTCTGCCGGTAAACAGGAGCCGACGAGCGTTACTGCCGGCAACGGGCTCCTTGTCGGTATGGGTGATTCACTGACCCGGGGAACGGGCGATCTCTCCGGTAAAGGTTATATCGGTTACGTCCGGGATGCCTTGGAGAAGCAAACTCGGCATCCCATCGGTCTGGTCAATCTGGCGGTCAAAGGTCAGACTTCTACCCAATTGGCTCAACAAACCGATGAACCCCGTGTTCGTCAACTATTGCGTTCTGCCCGCTGGATCACCTTCACCATCGGTGGAAACGACCTGTTCAGGGAAAGCGGTGGTCCGGACCGCATCAATACGGTCGCATCGGAACAAGGCCTCCGGCTCTATGAGCGAAATTTGCAGCACATTCTGGACAATATTCGTAAGTACAATCCGAACGCTCCCGTTTTCGTGTTCGGTTTGTACAACCCGTTCGGAAACTTGACGGGAAAGACCCAAACTTCCCATCTCATCTTGGAGTGGAACGATACACTGCAACGCGTGGCCAATCAGTATCCCCGCGTGGTGGTGGTACCCACGTTCGACCTGTTTCAACTCAATCCCGATCGATACCTGTATACCGACCATTTCCACCCCAATTCGGACGGTTATCGCTTGATGGCACAACGATTGATCCAGGTGATGAATCCGTCAAGCGGAGGTGACACTCATGCCCAATGAATCTACACCCGTCTTGTCAGTCGAGGGCCTCACAAAAACAATCGGTTCGCGTACCATCGTGGATCGCATCTCCTTTGAAGTGAATCCAGGCGAAATCTTTGGCTTTCTCGGACCCAACGGCGCGGGGAAAACGACCACGATCCGTATGCTGGTCGGGTTGATCCGGCCCACTGCAGGATCGATCCACATCGCCGGACATGATTTGCAAAACGACTTTTTGCGTGCGATCCGCCATGTGGGTTGCATCGTGGAAAATCCGGAGATGTACCCCTACCTTACCGGGAGAGAAAACTTGGAGATTTTCGCCCGTATGCAGGGAGACGTCAGCGCGGAGCGAATCGAGGAAGTCGTCCGGTTGGTGGAGCTGGAGCACCGCATCGACGATCGCGTCAACACCTATTCACTCGGTATGCGGCAACGTCTCGGCATTGCCCAAGCCTTGCTGGGGCGTCCCTCGTTGCTTATTTTGGATGAACCGACCAACGGACTGGACCCCGCCGGAATCCGGGAGCTGCGGGCATTTGTCCGGCAATTGGCCAAAACGGAAGGCATCAGCGTGTTCATCTCCAGCCACATTCTGCACGAGGTGCAATTGATGTGCGATCGGGTCGCCATCATCCACCAGGGCCGCTTAGTCAAAACCGGTACCGTCCAGCAATTGTTGGATGGATATCCCCGTGTGGAGTGGCACCTGCGATCCGTTCCGAAAGGCGAACAAGTACTAAGCTCCCTACCCGATGTCGTAATCCTGGACACATCGGAAGACGGTAGCGTGTTGACACAGATGCCAGAAGAGCGAATTGCTCAAGCCAACCGTGCCTTGTTGGAAGCGGGAGTGGACGTGGTCGGCATTGAGCAGAAACGACCCACATTGGAAGACCTATTCCTGGAGACGACGGAGGGGAGCCACATTGCGTAATTTCGCGGGTTTGGTATACAACGAACTGCTGAAAATATTGCGCAAACGGCGAATCCTGGTCGTCCTGCTGATCTTGGCCGTACTGATTCCGGTTTTTACCTACGCTCAGTACCGCACCGTGCAAAATACAGTGAAACAGTTGGGCACCTCCGATTGGCGTGCCGTCGTGCAACAGCAAATCATCGACATGCAAAACCGCTTGTCTTCCAGCCGCGTGCCGGAGGAGTGGAAAAATTGGATTCGTCTCAACATACAGCAACAACAATATTACCTGGATCACAACATCAACCCGACCAGCCCCGGAGCACCCACATTCGTTCGAAAATTTGCGGAAGAATCGTTATCCCTGTTTCTCCCTCTGCTGGTGGTGGTGATCGCATCGGACATGGTTTCGTCCGAGTACGGGGCAGGCACCATCAAATTGCTCCTGACCCGACCGGTTCGCCGCAGTCGTGTGTTGTGGAGCAAGTTCGTCGCCCTGCAGTTGGCCGTGGCGCTGATGTTGCTGTTGAGTGCCATTTTGTCTTATGTGATCTCCGGCGTGTTATTCGGATACTCCGGATGGACGATGCCTGTGTTGACCGGGTTTCAGGAGCGAGGTGGAGAACTGATCTCCGCTCATGTCCATCTGGTGCCGCAATGGCGATATATTCTGATGAGCTATGGACTGGCATGGTTCGCCTGTGCCGCCGTGGCTACCATCTCGCTGATGGTGTCAGTATTGGTGCGCAGCACGGCCGCCAGTATGGGCATCATGATGGCTGCCCTGATTTCGGGTACCCTGCTTTCCCAGCTGGCCCCTTCCTGGTCTGCGCTCAAATATCTCGCTTTCACCAATCTTGAGCTGACCAATTTTCTTTCCGGCTCACCGACGATGGTGGAAGGGTTGACGCTTCCCTTCTCTATCGTCGTGCTGTCCGTCTGGTCCCTGGTCAGTCTCATCGTCGCATTTGCTGTTTTCACCCGACGCGATGTGTTGGCATGAACAACAAACGGGAACCGCATCCTTCCCGATCCGAAGGCCACCGGGTGCGTGTTCCCGTTTATTATCGATATGCCGGCAAATCGAGCAGTTCGGATACCTTGACAAAACGGTATCCCTCGCGGCGCAGTCGCTGGATGATCCTCGGCAGAGCCTGGACCGTGTTTTGCAAATTGCCCCCTCTTCCCGTGGCCGAATGCATCAAAATGATCGATCCGGGGCGAATGTGCGACAACACATTGGTCGCGAGGACCGTCCCCGGAATGCCTGACCAGTCGAGACTGTCCACGTTCCACAAAATGATTTTGTACCCTTCCCCCACTGCCTCCCGGATCACGGTTTCACTCAAAGCACCGTACGGCGGTCGGAAAAAACGGGGCCGCACGTTCCCAACCCGATTCATCTCGTCACTCGCTCTACGCAGTTCCCTTCGGACTTGCCCCGCCGATTGCCGCGACATCTTGGGGTGACTCCATGAGTGATTGCCCACTTCGTGCCCTTCCCGCAACATGCGTTGAAACACTCGCGGATAACGTTGAACCCGTCTGCCGACGACGAAAAAGGTACCTTTGACACTAGTTCGACGCAAGACATTCAGAATCCGCGGAGTGAATACCACATCCGGTCCGTCGTCAAACGTCAGGGCCACTTCCCGTATGTTCATTGGCCCGCGCAAAAAAATATCCCGGGGATAAAGTGAGGCCCAATCAATCGTCCGTGAATAGGGTGGACGTTGTCCGGGCCGCTCCGGCCCACCGGATAGCGGGGGCAACTGACTGATTTCCACCGGCACGGTGGGAATGGGTGGCGGAGCGGAGAACGGAGTGAGCATATAGGGGAAATCCATTTCCGGCCTGGGAACCGGAGAAACTACAGATGGCCATGCGGATGTCATCCAAGGATAATAAGGATTGTCATGACCGAACAAGCCACATCCCCCCGATAATTTGACACGCTTTATCTTATGGGCGGATGGGCGAATCGGTGACAGATCCACTGGAGCGATAATCCCATTATTGTCAATCTCCCGTTTGGTTTCATACGCTGTAAAATCACAAAACAAGGAACGGAGGACCCATGATCACGATTAAAACAGCGGAACAATTGGAAAACATGCGGAAAGCGGGACATTTGCTCGCGTTGTGTCACAAGCAAATCGCCCATCGTATCCGGCCGGGCGTCACAACACGGGAGATCGATTCGTTTGCAGAGCAGTTTTTGGAAAAACATGGTGCCAAACCGGAACAAAAGGGGTACATGGGATACCCGTACGCCACATGCGCATCCGTCAATGACGTGATTTGCCACGGACTTCCCAATAACGAGCCGCTGAAAAACGGTGACATCGTCACGATCGACATGGTGGTCAACTTAAACGGTTGGCTGGCCGATTCTGCCTGGTCCTATCCCGTGGGGACCGTTTCCCCACGCGTACGCCAATTGCTGCAGACCACACTCCGAGCGCTGGAAGCAGGTATCCGCCAAGCAGTGGTTGGAAATCGGATCGGTGACATCGGTCACGCCATCCAATCCTTGGCAGAAAAAGAGGGCTTTTCGGTGGTTCGACAATTTGTGGGTCACGGGATCGGGCAACGGATCCATGAAGAACCTGTCGTACCCCACTTCGGTCGCCCCGGCACCGGCCAGCGTTTGCAAGAAGGCATGGTCATCACCATCGAGCCCATGATCAATATGGGCGATTGGAAAGCCAAAATTGATACCGACGGCTGGACCGCTCGAACAGTGGATGGGCAATGGTCCGCCCAATATGAACACACTGTCGCCATCACATCGAACGGACCACAAATATTGACCAAGTTGTAGCAGCGGTCACCGGTTTTCCACTCGAAGCGGACCAATCCGCATCGGCTGAAAGGACAGCGCCTGGTTCGGTTCCGCTTTGGCATCAATCAATTGATATTGAGGACGGATCGCCCGTTTTTGCAGGTTAATCGGTGCTACGATCAGCGCATCTTTATAAGTATCCACCACAACAACGGGTTGTGGTTTTTTCGCCACCAAATACCACTGTTGATTTTCAGCTACCAATTCACCACTGATCCGTGCAGTGATCACCACCAACACGACAAGCACCAGTGCACTCGCCAGCAATCTCCTTCTGTGCAGACACTCGAAAAGCACCCCGATTGCCACGACGTTGAATATGCAAAGCCCCCACCATTTGTAGGGGTGTTTCCAGTAAAAAAATCCCATCTTGATACTCGTTACAAACCACAACGACAACGGGATCAACAGGGGGAACACAAACCGACCGTACTGATGAATCCATGGAACTTGCAAGGACAAAATACCCAGCAGGCAGATCAACACGATAATACTGACGGATAAGATCAAAGTATTGACGCTGATGTCCGCATACATGGACGGCAGATGGAAATACGCCTTGTACCCGACCTCCGACAGGTACGCGGAAAAGTATCCTAAACCGGTAATTACTCCCAACAACAGTCCTTCCGGCAGAGAAACCCGCAGCGGGCTCACTCGTTCTTTAAACTCATACAGCCATGTTTCCTTTTTCGCTTCCACGTCGGTATCGCACTTCTTCTATTGCGCCATACTGTAAAAAAACGTCTTAGACGCAAGGTGAACAAAATGATGAAATCAACTAACACTAACCACACCGAAATGCGCACCATGCTGCTGTCCTTTGTGGCCATGATGGTGCTGAGTGCTGTCGCGTTTGCTCTCGTTTGGCTACGGATGCCGCCCAATATGGTCGTCCCGGTGCTCTTCGTTTTGGCATTTGTCCAAGTGATTTTGCAACTGTATTCCTTCATGCATCTCAAGGAAAAGAAAAACAATGCTTTTCCCATACTGTTCATCAGTAGCGGCATCTTTTTCGGTTTGGTCTTCGCTTGGTACATGTGGTATACGAAATGATCACGAAGCTTCTGGATAGCTTGGGTGATCCTTTTCTGCTCTTTCCTGTTTCGCTACTACGCTAGCGACGAACGTAAGCCGAGGTGGCGTTCGGTCTGATCACGGCTCAATGGACCTGGACCTTTTGACCCATATAGGCCCGCATCACTTTCCCACTCCCTCCATCTGCGCTCTGGATACAGATAAGGCAGCTTGAAACAAGGGCGCAGGATGGACCAAGCTTCGTTCAGGAAAAAATCACCTGCGATTCCATTCCTGCCGGAACGATGCCTCAGTCGGGCTTCGGAACTCGCTCCACCCGGAATTTCCAGATAGGCACTGGGACGATCCCCTCTCTTGGCACATCGGCTAATCATGCCGGTTGTTGGGGATTGATAGCCTGCAATTCGCGCCACTTTCGATCCAGCAGCGTTTTCGCTTCCCGGACCGCCCGGCTTTTCCAGTGCTCATGCTTTTTCAATACCCACCCGACAACGGGACGGTCTCCCATCCAGATCCGTTCTTCCATGTAAATCTCCCAATGAAAACAGCCGCTTTTTTTCACTTTGGCACGTAACGTGGCACCCGATGAATCTGCTAATTCCAAATAGACCCAGTTCCCCAAAGCGCCCCTGATCTCTACAGTGGTGATTCGGCAGTCGTTGTTGTGCATGGATGTGATGTTCTCCCCTTCATCAGATCACGATGCGTTTCTCTTTTTGTTTTAACGCATGATATAACCGGGTGCAACCGGTCTTTTCCCGTCCCGCTGGTTGAACATGACACCACACAATGATCGGCAAACAATTTTCACTACAATTTTCTAGCAATAAGTTATAAAGATCGAACGGGAAACCCAGGCCTTCAGGGATGCGAGCGAAAACCCGTGAAACTACATCCACCCCGGGCTTGGACGAAGCCGTGGGTGGATGTGGGTTGCCACGCCAGATGAAGCGAGAAACCCCACGGCGACCAATGGGAGTGACTCTGGTGCTTCAGCCGTGGGGGCAAGTCACAATCGCAATGGGATTGGATACACGCATGGTGGATTTAGCCCGGACCATTTAGACCGGGTATTTTATTCAGACAAAAAAGCAAGGGCATAATGCATCCCTTGCTTCTGATGATCCCTTTAAACTTTTGTCATCCGGCGTGTACGCTGACGGTGGATTCGGGGTATACCTTCACACCGTCCACCCGAACCAATCTACGGAACTCTTCCAGCAGTTGGCGCGTGATGGGGCCCGGTTTACCGTCGCCGATCTCCCGACCGTCTACGTTGACGACCGCGATCACTTCGGCGGCGGTTCCGGTCAAAAACGCCTCGTCCGCTACATAGACGTCGTGCCGCGTAAACGGCTCTTCTTTGACCTGGTATTGCAGTTGATGTGCCAGGTCGATAATGGCTTGGCGGGTGATGCCTTCCAGCGCTCCCAAATACCCCGGCGGGGTGTACAGCACACCGCGTTTGACGATGAAGATGTTGTCACCCGAACCTTCCGCCACATATCCGTCGGAATTCAACATCAGGGCTTCACCCACACCCGCGCGGTTCGCTTCGATTTTCACCAAGATATTGTTGAGGTAGTTGAGCGATTTGATCTTCGGATTCAAGGCGTCCGGCACGTTCCGACGGGTCGGAACAGTTACAATATGCAGACCCTTTTCATAGGTCTCCTGCGGGAACAGACTGACTTGATCGGCAATGATGATCACCTCGGGCCGGGCACATTTTTCCGGATCCAAACACAATCCCCCCACGCCGCGCGAGACGATCAGCCGGATGTAGGCATCACGCAATTGGTTTTTCCGCACCGTTTCCACCACGGCTTGTTCCATTTCTTCCAACGTGTAAGGAATGTGGAGCAGGATGGACTTGGCCGATTCATACAGCCGCACGAGATGCTCCCTCAACCGGAACACGTTGCCGTCATATACGCGAATGCCCTCAAACACGCCGTCCCCGTATAGAAAGCCGTGGTCGAACACGGATACTTTGGCATCTTCTTTTCTAACATACTCCCCATTCATGTAAACCCATCGTTCTGTCACTCCAAGACACCTCCAAGAATGGTAAAAATAAAAAAGCCTTTTCCGTGCAGGTCAAACGAAACGTCAGAACCTGCCGCTCGAGGCTTTTATCCCCACGGTGTACACCGGTATCCGGTGTTGATACCGCTCGGTCGCAGACCTTCACCGGTTCGGCGAAGCGGAACCCTAGGTATCCTCCTGACTAAAACAATGATTTCGAATATTGAGGATTATTATAAACCCCCTCCCGCTTGATGTCAACGGGAGAGTGATTGAACAGATTGTGAACGATAGCAAGGATACGATCCCAATACACGCACCTGGCAACCAAACGCCTCGATTTCGGCAATGGCCCCTTTCAGCAGCACATGCTCTCTTTCCATTTCCGCATCGATAATAAAGTAATAGTTCCCCAGACCCGTTTTGGTCGGACGTGATTCGATTTTCGTCAAGTTGATCTTGCGCCAGGCGAATGTAGCCAGCACTTGATGCAGCGCGCCGGGAAAATCACTGGCCAAGGTCACGCACAAACTCGTTTTCCACTGACCGGGCGGTGTGCGGCGTGCTGGCAAAGGGGCGCCCACCGCGATAAAGCGGGTGTAATTGTTTTGGAAGTCTTGTACATCAGCTGCCAGTATGTGCAGGTTATAGCGCTTTGCGGCCTGTCGTGTGCCGATCGCGATCCACGCCTCCACCGGATGCCGGCTCACTTTTTCCGCCGCTTCTGCCGTGCTGTTGGCAAATTCCACCTGTGCCTGCGGATAATGATGGCGCAGATGCAACTGACATTGTGCGACCGCCTGCGGATGGGAGATGATCCTACTCCACGCCTCCTTCGGACGGTTGGCTTGCGCGGGATGAACGAGCAGGCACTGGGTGATCGGATGAACCAATTCACCAACGATGGGGACGTCCACTTGGTGAATCAACCAATCCAGGGTCAGGTTGACCGCCCCTTCAATGGCGTTCTCTACCGGGATCACACCATGCGTGCATTCCCCCCGATCGACAGCCGACAGCACATCCGGGATGGTGGGATACGGCATCATGTGGACGGTCTGATCAGAAAATAGCTGACATGCCGCTTCATGTGTGAATGTGCCTTCCGGTCCCAAATACCCTATCGTCGGTTTCATCGTTCATCTCCTTTTAGATGTTTCTCATGAATGTACCCCATTTTTCGAATGTTGTCAATCGGACAGTTGCCCCATCGGGCCAAGGCTTCAACACTTCGATGTTGACGGGGATGCCCGCCTGACCAAATGCCTTGCGCATAAAGTCCACGAGAGGCTCGGTCTCGCGTGCAAATGCGATCACTGTTGGACCGGCTCCACTCAATGCCGCCCCCCATGCACCGTTTTGCGGTGCCTCTCGCAACACCCGCTCCATTCCAGGGATCAGCGAGGCGCGATAAGGTTGGTGAAAACGATCCCGCATCGCCGTCTGCAACAGTTCCCATTTGCCGGTGAAAAAGGCGGCTGTCAGCAAGTTGGCCCGACTGCTGGCCAACACTGCTTCATTGTGCGGCAACTGAGGCGGCAGCGCCTGCCTCGCCTGGGAAGTTGGCAACGGATATGCGGGGATGGCCGCCACCACATCCCAATCCGGGCAGGGGGCTTGCACAACATCCACCCGCTCTCCGTCCCATGAGCCAATCACCACACCGCCCAGTAGTGATGCGCTCACATTGTCCGGATGACCTTCATGCCTTGTGGCCTTTAGTAGAATTTCCTCCTGATCCCACGGTTCACCCAAAAGATGATTGGCCAACAAAAGGCCCGCGATAATCGCTGATGCACTGCTGCCCAACCCTCTCATCAACGGGATGTCGCTCTCCACTTGAATGTGGAGGGGTGGAGCCGTCTGACCGACAGAGCGGCACGCGCCTTCCACCACCTGTAACAGGAAGTTTCGACCGTCTTGTGGCAATCCTTCAAGATGCGGGCCGATCAATTCCAGCTCCATCCGTTCCGCGGGATACGCCCGGATGCGAAGGAAACGGTTCAAGGCCATCCCAATCGAATCAAACCCCGGGCCCAGGTTGGCGGTGCTGGCCGGCACCGCGATTTCAATGCCCTTGTGCTCACACATGGGAAACACCTTTTTCCTCCAGAATTTCTTCCAGCACCGCATCCATCGTGCAGGGGATCACGCGTGGCTTTACCGCTGCCGCCTCCAATG
Above is a window of Polycladomyces subterraneus DNA encoding:
- a CDS encoding NAD+ synthase, whose translation is MNKIEEMLARAPYLRVNEKLTVAILTRALREEVEKAGFDRVILGLSGGIDSALSLYLCVEAFGKDRVTAVRMPYKTSSPSSLADAQAAIDDTGVESLTIDITPQIDAYFERFPDATPLRRGNKMARERMTILYDLSAQYNALVIGTSNKTELLLGYGTQYGDMASAVNPLGDLYKTQVRQLSAYLGVPQQIINKPPSADLWQDQTDEGELGFSYFDVDRLLYYLIDCRYTREQLSELGFPSDFVEGVTRRIVRNQYKRRLPVILKLGDRTIGVDFRYLRDWGL
- a CDS encoding nitrilase-related carbon-nitrogen hydrolase is translated as MRIGLAQIRPALGRLDRNLALHREMIQQAKEKQVDLVIFPELSLTGYQLQDLTYEVARTMDHPEIQEMVSLSKEVDLVFGMVEESPDHILYNAGVYASGGRIVHVHRKVYLPTYGMFDEARYFGRGRNIRSFETRFGRMGMLICEDMWHVSAPYLLAQDGAEWLIVLSNSPARRVGSEGLGSEQVWHRLLSNHAMLQGSYVFFAHRVGVEDGVTFFGGSMAYDPFGRLIKQGALFEPELVLVDVKPDQIRRARFQMPMLRDEDVELTARELNRIIARRTEEGTRS
- a CDS encoding LysM peptidoglycan-binding domain-containing protein — encoded protein: MKIHIVQSGETLNDLSARYGVSIDKLNELNPQLSDGNGLTPGTKVKIPTGRVKVKNTSFSKSTQGEKESSYHNDPPPHPPHPRRPIVPRIPTPVQPPGYPRPFHPGIPPIPYPPYEFYPPVFPYTPDYQTYYPPMYSPHWHAWPSQSPGIPRASRQQSDLSRTKAVEESPTPPAFEWESAVETAESSSAEY
- a CDS encoding SGNH/GDSL hydrolase family protein — its product is MKIKPNPVWFLVSMISCATLLLFAVGFVLGVEEVLSPPDEPAFPASAGKQEPTSVTAGNGLLVGMGDSLTRGTGDLSGKGYIGYVRDALEKQTRHPIGLVNLAVKGQTSTQLAQQTDEPRVRQLLRSARWITFTIGGNDLFRESGGPDRINTVASEQGLRLYERNLQHILDNIRKYNPNAPVFVFGLYNPFGNLTGKTQTSHLILEWNDTLQRVANQYPRVVVVPTFDLFQLNPDRYLYTDHFHPNSDGYRLMAQRLIQVMNPSSGGDTHAQ
- a CDS encoding ABC transporter ATP-binding protein, giving the protein MPNESTPVLSVEGLTKTIGSRTIVDRISFEVNPGEIFGFLGPNGAGKTTTIRMLVGLIRPTAGSIHIAGHDLQNDFLRAIRHVGCIVENPEMYPYLTGRENLEIFARMQGDVSAERIEEVVRLVELEHRIDDRVNTYSLGMRQRLGIAQALLGRPSLLILDEPTNGLDPAGIRELRAFVRQLAKTEGISVFISSHILHEVQLMCDRVAIIHQGRLVKTGTVQQLLDGYPRVEWHLRSVPKGEQVLSSLPDVVILDTSEDGSVLTQMPEERIAQANRALLEAGVDVVGIEQKRPTLEDLFLETTEGSHIA
- a CDS encoding ABC transporter permease → MRNFAGLVYNELLKILRKRRILVVLLILAVLIPVFTYAQYRTVQNTVKQLGTSDWRAVVQQQIIDMQNRLSSSRVPEEWKNWIRLNIQQQQYYLDHNINPTSPGAPTFVRKFAEESLSLFLPLLVVVIASDMVSSEYGAGTIKLLLTRPVRRSRVLWSKFVALQLAVALMLLLSAILSYVISGVLFGYSGWTMPVLTGFQERGGELISAHVHLVPQWRYILMSYGLAWFACAAVATISLMVSVLVRSTAASMGIMMAALISGTLLSQLAPSWSALKYLAFTNLELTNFLSGSPTMVEGLTLPFSIVVLSVWSLVSLIVAFAVFTRRDVLA
- a CDS encoding polysaccharide deacetylase family protein, whose amino-acid sequence is MFGHDNPYYPWMTSAWPSVVSPVPRPEMDFPYMLTPFSAPPPIPTVPVEISQLPPLSGGPERPGQRPPYSRTIDWASLYPRDIFLRGPMNIREVALTFDDGPDVVFTPRILNVLRRTSVKGTFFVVGRRVQRYPRVFQRMLREGHEVGNHSWSHPKMSRQSAGQVRRELRRASDEMNRVGNVRPRFFRPPYGALSETVIREAVGEGYKIILWNVDSLDWSGIPGTVLATNVLSHIRPGSIILMHSATGRGGNLQNTVQALPRIIQRLRREGYRFVKVSELLDLPAYR